The Agromyces hippuratus genome has a window encoding:
- a CDS encoding GbsR/MarR family transcriptional regulator: MPELDEQAEFIESIGDALASWQLSRATGRVYGFLLLRTEPETLDSIAAELSLSSGGVSTAVRELVSWGLARTIPQPGSRRLRVEAIGGFEQLLAASHERTRTFIRTLRSGATLTEGERARERLRAVVGLFEGYVDAGDRMLRRHRDDEGDPRL, translated from the coding sequence GTGCCTGAGCTCGACGAGCAGGCCGAGTTCATCGAGTCGATCGGCGATGCCCTCGCATCGTGGCAGCTCTCCCGCGCGACGGGGCGGGTGTACGGGTTCCTCCTGCTCAGGACCGAGCCGGAGACCCTCGACTCGATCGCAGCGGAGCTGAGCCTCAGCAGCGGCGGGGTCAGCACCGCGGTCCGGGAACTCGTGTCGTGGGGCCTCGCGCGAACGATCCCGCAACCCGGGAGCCGGCGCCTCCGCGTGGAGGCCATCGGTGGATTCGAGCAGTTGCTCGCCGCGAGCCACGAACGCACGCGGACCTTCATCCGCACGCTGCGCTCGGGAGCGACGCTCACCGAGGGCGAACGCGCGCGTGAACGTCTTCGCGCCGTCGTCGGCCTCTTCGAGGGTTACGTCGACGCGGGCGACCGGATGCTGCGACGGCATCGCGACGACGAGGGCGATCCACGGCTCTGA
- a CDS encoding alpha/beta fold hydrolase, whose translation MLNLDRTLERPGATLRFALLDGDRRTVVLVHGAGMDHSMFTAQALALHRAGHQVVAYDQRGHGGSRLDPGIRFTGAAALDDLAALLDHLGLDRPALVGHSLGGNVAQALVRRDPSRAGALVVADSTWNTGPLSRGERTALRLAAPALSLIPASRLPGMLARASAATPDAVATTEAMFARMPKRSFLDVWRATVAFVDPDPDYRVPVPLGLVRGELDRTGNIATAMPEWAQVEGIDEHLIAGAGHVVTLDAPEATTTALLDLLASVPRA comes from the coding sequence ATGCTGAATCTAGATCGAACTCTCGAGCGGCCGGGGGCGACGCTCCGCTTCGCGCTGCTCGACGGCGACCGACGAACGGTCGTGCTCGTCCACGGCGCCGGAATGGACCACTCCATGTTCACGGCGCAGGCACTCGCCCTGCATCGAGCCGGTCACCAGGTCGTCGCCTACGATCAGCGCGGCCACGGCGGTTCCCGCCTCGACCCCGGCATCCGCTTCACCGGGGCGGCCGCACTCGACGATCTCGCGGCGCTCCTCGACCACCTCGGCCTCGATCGTCCCGCCCTCGTTGGCCATTCCCTCGGCGGCAACGTCGCGCAAGCGCTGGTGCGCCGCGATCCGAGCCGCGCCGGCGCCCTCGTCGTGGCCGACTCGACCTGGAACACCGGCCCGCTCTCGCGCGGCGAGCGCACCGCGCTCCGCCTCGCCGCTCCCGCACTCTCACTCATCCCCGCCTCGCGACTGCCCGGCATGCTCGCTCGTGCGTCGGCGGCCACACCCGACGCCGTCGCGACCACCGAGGCGATGTTCGCGCGCATGCCGAAGCGGTCGTTCCTCGACGTCTGGCGCGCGACCGTGGCGTTCGTCGACCCCGACCCCGACTACCGGGTGCCCGTTCCCCTCGGCCTCGTCCGCGGCGAGCTCGATCGCACGGGCAACATCGCGACGGCGATGCCGGAATGGGCGCAGGTCGAGGGCATCGACGAGCACCTCATCGCCGGCGCCGGCCATGTCGTGACCCTCGATGCGCCAGAAGCCACGACGACCGCGCTGCTCGACCTGCTCGCCTCGGTGCCCCGTGCCTGA
- a CDS encoding DUF7144 family membrane protein — protein MSTVPQQTGWIGWIGFAAIILILNGAFSALQAFIALLGSNTYYAATEEGLFLFDITGWGWWNLIIGLLLVLTGVALLSGATWARVVAIIVVSLSALGQLLLIPAQPWWSIIVIGIDILVIYAITAHGRELAQANG, from the coding sequence ATGAGCACTGTTCCACAGCAGACCGGGTGGATCGGATGGATCGGCTTCGCGGCCATCATCCTCATCCTGAACGGTGCGTTCAGCGCCCTTCAGGCGTTCATCGCACTGCTCGGCTCCAACACCTACTACGCGGCCACCGAAGAGGGGCTCTTCCTCTTCGACATCACGGGCTGGGGATGGTGGAACCTCATCATCGGGCTGCTGCTCGTGCTCACGGGTGTCGCGCTCCTCTCGGGTGCGACCTGGGCGAGGGTCGTCGCGATCATCGTCGTCTCCCTGAGCGCACTCGGTCAGCTGCTCCTCATTCCGGCGCAGCCCTGGTGGTCGATCATCGTCATCGGCATCGACATCCTCGTGATCTACGCGATCACCGCCCACGGCCGGGAGCTCGCACAGGCGAACGGCTAG
- a CDS encoding aminotransferase class I/II-fold pyridoxal phosphate-dependent enzyme, with protein sequence MSDFSPASGLAPWQRTAAGAGLLAADGSIAPTIFAEMSALASSTGAINLGQGFPDEDGPAEVLEAARQAIADGVNQYPPGLGMPVLREAIAAHQLRWYGIELDAASEVLVTAGATEALAATLLAFVDTGDEVVTFEPYYDAYAAIIARAGGVHRTVPLHWSRDSGAGNGNGSGSGSGWRPDHDEVRAAVTDRTRVILVNSPHNPTGAVLDAETLALVVELAERHDALIVTDEVYEHLVFGAPHTPIATLPGARARTISISSGGKTFSTTGWKIGWLTAPAPLVTAVLAVKQYLTYVNGAPFQPAIATGLGLPDAFFTDAATALAAKRDVLAAGLEAAGFALSLPEAGYFVIADAAPLGFADGAELCRALPGLAGVVGVPVTAFVHPDRQGDYASLVRFAFCKRREVLEEASARLARLSAG encoded by the coding sequence GTGAGCGACTTCTCCCCCGCATCGGGCCTCGCGCCCTGGCAGCGCACTGCGGCCGGCGCCGGCCTCCTCGCCGCCGACGGCTCGATCGCCCCGACGATCTTCGCCGAGATGAGCGCACTGGCGTCGAGCACCGGCGCCATCAACCTCGGGCAGGGCTTCCCCGACGAAGACGGTCCCGCCGAAGTGCTCGAGGCCGCACGGCAGGCGATCGCCGACGGCGTGAACCAGTACCCGCCCGGGCTCGGCATGCCGGTGCTGCGCGAGGCGATCGCCGCCCATCAGCTCCGGTGGTACGGCATCGAGCTCGACGCGGCATCCGAGGTGCTCGTGACGGCGGGCGCGACGGAGGCCCTCGCGGCCACCCTGCTCGCCTTCGTCGACACCGGTGACGAGGTCGTGACGTTCGAGCCGTACTACGACGCCTACGCCGCGATCATCGCCCGCGCCGGCGGGGTGCACCGCACGGTGCCGCTGCACTGGTCGCGCGATTCCGGCGCCGGCAACGGCAACGGCTCCGGCTCCGGCTCCGGCTGGCGGCCCGACCACGACGAGGTGCGCGCGGCCGTGACCGACCGCACCCGCGTGATCCTCGTGAACTCGCCGCACAACCCCACGGGTGCGGTGCTCGACGCCGAGACGCTCGCACTCGTCGTCGAGCTCGCCGAACGCCACGACGCGCTGATCGTGACCGACGAGGTCTACGAGCACCTCGTGTTCGGTGCCCCGCACACGCCCATCGCGACCCTCCCCGGCGCTCGAGCGCGCACCATCTCGATCTCGTCGGGCGGCAAGACCTTCTCGACCACGGGCTGGAAGATCGGCTGGCTCACCGCGCCCGCACCGCTCGTGACCGCCGTGCTCGCGGTGAAGCAGTACCTGACCTACGTCAACGGCGCGCCCTTCCAGCCGGCGATCGCGACCGGGCTCGGCCTGCCCGACGCCTTCTTCACGGATGCTGCGACAGCACTCGCGGCCAAGCGCGACGTGCTCGCCGCCGGCCTCGAGGCCGCGGGCTTCGCGCTCTCGCTGCCGGAGGCGGGGTACTTCGTCATCGCGGATGCCGCGCCGCTCGGGTTCGCCGACGGCGCGGAACTGTGCCGCGCCCTGCCCGGTCTCGCGGGCGTCGTCGGAGTGCCCGTCACGGCATTCGTGCACCCCGATCGGCAGGGCGACTACGCGAGCCTCGTGCGCTTCGCGTTCTGCAAGCGGCGCGAGGTGCTCGAGGAGGCCTCGGCCCGGCTCGCCCGGCTCAGCGCGGGGTGA
- a CDS encoding carbon-nitrogen hydrolase family protein, with the protein MQRDTEGFGIAVAQFAPSDDAARNRAEIERLAALAASRGAGLVVFPEYSSHFTPEPGEGWLTAAESLDGAFTAHLAAVADRLGVHVVAGMIERLDREGDAADDRRVANTVVAVGPGAGIVATYRKLHLYDAFGQQESAWVASGAIEEPETFEAGRLRFGLQTCYDARFPEVTRRIVDAGADVVCMPAEWVRGPLKEAHWRVLTTARALENTIYVAAADHAPPIGAGNSMIVDPMGVELATIGETTDVAVAWISKQRIDAVREVNPALALRRFTVTPR; encoded by the coding sequence ATGCAGAGGGACACCGAGGGCTTCGGCATCGCCGTCGCGCAGTTCGCGCCGAGCGACGACGCGGCACGCAATCGTGCCGAGATCGAACGGCTCGCCGCGCTCGCCGCATCGCGTGGCGCGGGGCTCGTGGTCTTCCCCGAGTACTCGAGCCACTTCACCCCCGAACCCGGTGAGGGATGGCTCACCGCGGCCGAGTCCCTCGACGGCGCGTTCACGGCCCATCTCGCCGCGGTCGCCGACCGTCTCGGCGTTCATGTCGTGGCCGGCATGATCGAACGGCTCGATCGCGAGGGCGACGCCGCAGACGACCGGCGCGTCGCGAACACCGTCGTCGCGGTCGGGCCCGGCGCGGGCATCGTCGCCACCTATCGCAAGCTGCACCTCTACGACGCCTTCGGGCAGCAGGAGTCGGCGTGGGTCGCCTCCGGGGCGATCGAGGAGCCCGAGACCTTCGAGGCCGGAAGGCTCCGCTTCGGCCTGCAGACCTGCTACGACGCGCGGTTCCCCGAGGTCACCCGGCGCATCGTCGACGCCGGCGCCGACGTCGTGTGCATGCCCGCCGAGTGGGTGCGCGGCCCGCTGAAGGAGGCGCACTGGCGAGTGCTCACGACGGCTCGGGCGCTCGAGAACACGATCTACGTCGCCGCGGCCGACCACGCGCCGCCGATCGGTGCGGGCAACAGCATGATCGTCGATCCGATGGGCGTCGAGCTCGCCACGATCGGCGAGACGACGGATGTCGCGGTCGCCTGGATCTCGAAGCAGCGCATCGATGCCGTGCGCGAGGTGAACCCCGCACTCGCGCTGCGCCGCTTCACCGTCACCCCGCGCTGA
- a CDS encoding glycosyltransferase family 2 protein, with translation MGKRPDDLARGIRSILDQRGVVADVVCVGNGWDPATAEPALPAGVTTLHLPENLGIPAGRNRGVPLVTGDALFFLDDDAFLPSETFLADGCRMLAERPEIGLIQPRVVDPTGRVSPRRWIPRIRKGDPSHSSNVFSCWEGAVLMPRAVFDATGGWADPFFYAHEGIELAWRVWDTGHVAWYAGDLEAGHPVIDPARHSYYFRLNARNRVWLARRNLPAVLVPFYVGSWTAIQVLRWARQPAALKAWFGGWRAGWREHPGERRPMRWRTIWRMTLAGRPPVV, from the coding sequence ATGGGCAAGCGGCCCGACGATCTGGCCCGAGGCATCCGCAGCATCCTCGATCAGCGGGGCGTCGTCGCCGACGTCGTGTGCGTCGGCAACGGCTGGGATCCGGCGACCGCCGAGCCGGCGTTGCCGGCCGGCGTGACGACCCTGCACCTGCCCGAGAACCTCGGCATTCCGGCCGGACGCAACCGCGGAGTGCCGCTCGTGACCGGTGACGCGCTCTTCTTCCTCGACGACGACGCCTTCCTGCCGAGTGAGACCTTCCTTGCCGATGGATGCCGCATGCTCGCCGAGCGCCCCGAGATCGGCCTGATCCAGCCCCGCGTCGTCGATCCGACGGGCCGGGTCTCACCGCGCCGCTGGATCCCGCGCATCCGCAAGGGCGACCCGTCGCATTCGAGCAACGTCTTCTCGTGCTGGGAGGGCGCCGTGCTCATGCCGCGCGCCGTGTTCGATGCGACCGGCGGCTGGGCCGACCCGTTCTTCTACGCGCACGAGGGCATCGAGCTGGCCTGGCGGGTCTGGGACACCGGGCACGTCGCGTGGTACGCCGGCGACCTCGAGGCGGGGCATCCGGTCATCGACCCTGCCCGGCACTCGTACTACTTCCGGCTGAACGCCAGGAACCGGGTCTGGCTCGCACGCCGCAACCTCCCCGCGGTGCTCGTGCCGTTCTACGTCGGCTCATGGACCGCGATCCAGGTGCTGCGCTGGGCGCGGCAGCCGGCGGCGCTGAAGGCGTGGTTCGGCGGATGGCGCGCAGGGTGGCGCGAGCACCCGGGGGAGCGGCGGCCGATGCGCTGGCGTACGATCTGGCGCATGACCCTCGCCGGGCGACCGCCCGTGGTGTGA
- a CDS encoding glycosyltransferase family 2 protein, which produces MPASLLGVSYVMPVLNDATHVRAAVESILAQDYTGPVEVLIALGPSIDGTNELVADLAARDDRVRVLENEVGSTPAGLNIGIRAARYPVVVRVDSHSMLPPDYARVAVDELERTGADNVGGIMDARGETPFEQAVALAYTTKVGLGGSAFHVGGEAGPADTVYLGVFRRDALLRVGLFDETIKRGQDWELNRRLRETGGIVWFTPRLAVTYRPRSTFDRLARQMFSTGLWRGELARRFPSANGIRYFVPPAMVLGVALGLIVGIAGLVQAALGAAPWLLLGFIVPVVYVLFVLAATLVYASGRGARTAAWFLVVLPCIHVSWGVGFVLGYLSLTSNIARHTGR; this is translated from the coding sequence ATGCCCGCATCGCTCCTCGGCGTCTCCTACGTCATGCCGGTGCTGAACGATGCGACGCACGTCCGCGCTGCCGTCGAGTCGATCCTCGCGCAGGACTACACGGGGCCCGTCGAGGTGCTCATCGCGCTCGGCCCGTCGATCGACGGAACGAACGAGCTGGTGGCCGACCTCGCGGCCCGCGACGACCGCGTGCGCGTGCTCGAGAACGAGGTGGGCTCGACGCCCGCCGGGCTCAACATCGGCATCCGCGCGGCGCGGTATCCCGTCGTCGTTCGCGTCGACTCGCACTCGATGCTGCCGCCCGACTACGCGCGCGTCGCCGTCGACGAGCTCGAGCGCACCGGAGCCGACAACGTCGGCGGCATCATGGACGCCCGTGGCGAGACCCCGTTCGAGCAGGCCGTCGCCCTCGCCTACACGACGAAGGTCGGCCTCGGCGGATCCGCATTCCACGTCGGAGGCGAGGCCGGGCCTGCCGACACCGTCTACCTCGGGGTGTTCCGCCGCGACGCGCTCCTGCGCGTCGGCCTGTTCGACGAGACCATCAAGCGCGGCCAGGACTGGGAGCTGAACCGGCGCCTGCGCGAGACCGGGGGCATCGTGTGGTTCACCCCGCGGCTCGCGGTGACCTACCGGCCGCGGTCGACCTTCGACCGCCTCGCCCGGCAGATGTTCTCCACCGGGCTCTGGCGCGGCGAACTCGCACGTCGATTCCCGTCGGCGAACGGCATCCGCTACTTCGTGCCGCCCGCGATGGTGCTGGGCGTCGCACTCGGCCTGATCGTCGGCATCGCCGGCCTCGTGCAGGCCGCGCTCGGCGCGGCGCCCTGGCTGCTCCTCGGCTTCATCGTGCCGGTCGTGTACGTGCTCTTCGTGCTCGCGGCGACGCTCGTGTACGCGAGCGGGCGCGGCGCACGCACGGCGGCATGGTTTCTCGTAGTGTTGCCGTGCATACACGTCTCGTGGGGAGTGGGCTTCGTGCTCGGGTACCTGTCGCTGACGAGCAACATCGCCAGGCACACGGGAAGGTGA
- a CDS encoding CDP-alcohol phosphatidyltransferase family protein — protein sequence MSQTGPVTTRPTSIAQLREVTQPPEVRGRRNAEHWTASLYLRKLSPYLTWMLLKTSISANGVTGLMILVGWSTAAALLIPGIWGALLAVVLGQLQMLVDCCDGEVARWRRTSSPAGVFLDKVGHYTTEALIPLALGIRAAAYPLEFPADFLWTTIAALLALVIVLNKALNDMVHVARANAGLAKLADTHGETAPRGGLVATLRKAARFLPFHRLYHSVELTLIAFAAAVVGLFLGQPITDRVVLAVLLPLAVLSVIGHFVAIMSSRRVRS from the coding sequence ATGTCGCAGACCGGTCCGGTCACCACGAGACCCACCAGCATCGCCCAGCTCCGAGAGGTGACCCAGCCGCCCGAAGTGCGCGGCCGCCGCAACGCCGAGCACTGGACGGCATCGCTGTACCTGCGCAAGCTCTCCCCGTACCTCACGTGGATGCTGCTGAAGACCTCGATCTCGGCCAACGGCGTGACCGGGCTCATGATCCTCGTGGGCTGGTCGACCGCCGCAGCGCTCCTGATCCCCGGCATCTGGGGCGCGCTGCTCGCGGTCGTGCTCGGCCAGTTGCAGATGCTCGTCGACTGCTGCGACGGCGAGGTTGCACGCTGGCGTCGCACGTCGTCGCCCGCGGGCGTGTTCCTCGACAAGGTCGGGCACTACACGACCGAGGCGCTCATCCCGCTCGCGCTCGGCATCCGTGCGGCCGCCTACCCGCTCGAGTTCCCGGCCGACTTCCTCTGGACCACGATCGCCGCGCTGCTCGCGCTCGTGATCGTGCTCAACAAGGCGCTCAACGACATGGTTCACGTCGCCCGCGCGAACGCCGGACTCGCGAAGCTCGCCGACACCCACGGCGAGACGGCTCCTCGCGGCGGACTCGTGGCCACGCTCCGCAAAGCCGCGCGCTTCCTGCCGTTCCACCGTCTCTACCACTCCGTCGAGCTCACGCTCATCGCGTTCGCGGCGGCGGTCGTCGGACTGTTCCTCGGGCAGCCGATCACCGACCGCGTGGTGCTCGCGGTGCTGCTGCCGCTCGCCGTGCTCTCCGTGATCGGCCACTTCGTCGCGATCATGTCCTCCCGCCGTGTCCGGTCCTGA
- a CDS encoding S1C family serine protease yields the protein MTDTTNGAAGEPREDDVTKTPAAAESAAPVTPETSAAVNETAAQSETATPSETPTPEVEPTDVAAPAAPETPAAPAAPVAAPAAPAAPVAAPAAPAAPAAPAAPAAPAAPVAPAATGTVYEPGQEPQPYSAPQYTKQPAQPVAAAPAQPGQVPPAFGGPAAPQHQTQPTVPLTGLPAEGAAPAAPKQRRVGLGVAAAIVAAALIGGASGAGISALLSNDNGTPSSESANSAQNIVVNDTDSVNQITAVAAKASPSVVTISVSGGQSGGTGSGIILSEDGYVLTNTHVVTLDGATGDPAIQVKTNDGHLYSAELVGTDPLSDLAVIKLVDASGLTPLDFADSDKLNVGDTAIAIGAPLGLSGTVTNGIVSALNRSIDVASSAAPTTPDDSQGDSGDEGEEPAPGDEGSPFDFFFDLPDPEGGESQQQPSASSGQVSLPVIQTDAAINPGNSGGALVDSDGKLIGVNVAILSTGGSAEGETAGNIGVGFAVPSNLAKRIADEIIETGSATHGLLGATVTSAEAEGSSDTVGALISEVPAGGAAAEAGLESGDVVTEFNGVPITDQTDLTAQVRALPGGAKAELTFTRDGESQTVTVTLGTFEG from the coding sequence ATGACCGACACCACGAACGGAGCCGCGGGGGAGCCCCGCGAGGACGACGTCACGAAGACGCCCGCGGCCGCCGAGAGCGCTGCGCCCGTCACCCCTGAGACTTCCGCCGCAGTGAACGAGACCGCGGCGCAGAGCGAGACCGCGACGCCGAGCGAGACCCCGACCCCCGAGGTCGAGCCGACGGATGTCGCGGCGCCCGCCGCGCCCGAGACCCCGGCGGCACCTGCCGCCCCGGTCGCCGCACCGGCTGCCCCTGCCGCACCGGTCGCCGCACCGGCGGCCCCCGCAGCACCTGCCGCACCAGCGGCCCCCGCAGCACCTGCCGCACCGGTCGCGCCCGCCGCGACCGGCACGGTCTACGAGCCCGGGCAGGAGCCCCAGCCGTACAGCGCCCCCCAGTACACGAAGCAGCCGGCCCAGCCCGTGGCCGCTGCGCCCGCGCAGCCCGGCCAGGTGCCGCCCGCATTCGGCGGACCCGCAGCGCCGCAGCACCAGACGCAGCCGACCGTGCCGCTCACCGGCCTCCCGGCCGAGGGCGCAGCACCCGCAGCGCCCAAGCAGCGCCGCGTCGGACTCGGCGTCGCTGCTGCGATCGTCGCCGCCGCGCTCATCGGCGGCGCGTCGGGTGCGGGCATCAGCGCCCTGCTCTCGAACGACAACGGCACGCCGTCGAGCGAATCCGCGAACTCCGCGCAGAACATCGTCGTCAACGACACCGACTCGGTGAACCAGATCACCGCCGTGGCCGCGAAGGCGAGCCCGAGCGTGGTCACGATCTCGGTCTCGGGCGGCCAGTCCGGCGGCACCGGTTCGGGCATCATCCTCTCCGAGGACGGCTACGTGCTCACGAACACCCACGTCGTGACGCTCGACGGCGCGACCGGCGACCCGGCCATCCAGGTCAAGACGAACGACGGTCACCTCTACTCGGCCGAGCTCGTCGGCACCGACCCGCTCTCGGACCTCGCGGTCATCAAGCTGGTCGACGCGTCGGGCCTCACGCCGCTCGACTTCGCCGACTCCGACAAGCTCAACGTCGGCGACACGGCGATCGCGATCGGTGCGCCGCTCGGCCTCTCCGGCACCGTCACCAACGGCATCGTGAGCGCGCTCAACCGCTCGATCGACGTGGCCTCCTCGGCTGCGCCGACCACGCCCGACGACTCGCAGGGCGACAGCGGCGACGAGGGCGAGGAGCCCGCCCCCGGCGACGAGGGCAGCCCGTTCGACTTCTTCTTCGACCTGCCCGACCCCGAGGGCGGCGAATCGCAGCAGCAGCCGAGCGCTTCGTCCGGCCAGGTGTCGCTCCCGGTCATCCAGACGGATGCCGCGATCAACCCGGGCAACTCCGGTGGCGCGCTCGTCGACTCCGACGGCAAGCTCATCGGCGTGAACGTCGCGATCCTCTCCACGGGCGGATCCGCGGAGGGCGAGACGGCGGGCAACATCGGCGTCGGCTTCGCCGTGCCGTCGAACCTCGCCAAGCGCATCGCCGACGAGATCATCGAGACCGGTTCGGCCACGCACGGCCTGCTCGGGGCCACGGTGACCTCGGCAGAGGCCGAGGGGTCGAGCGACACCGTCGGTGCGCTGATCTCCGAGGTCCCCGCAGGGGGCGCCGCCGCAGAGGCGGGCCTCGAGTCCGGCGATGTCGTCACCGAGTTCAACGGAGTGCCGATCACCGATCAGACCGACCTCACCGCGCAGGTGCGGGCGCTGCCCGGCGGTGCGAAGGCCGAGCTGACCTTCACCCGCGACGGCGAGTCGCAGACGGTCACCGTGACGCTCGGCACCTTCGAGGGCTGA
- a CDS encoding LuxR C-terminal-related transcriptional regulator → MRGDALSAETPEVELERQLLDAKLSAPEPPARGYVSRAAQIEAARSSGRRFVGVTAPAGYGKSSLLAEWARRDSRPVAWVSLDRYDDDPAALLTLLAEAFARIEPGAARLPQRVTGHAAAVLGRGAPLLAAALRHAPHPFVLMLDDLQELRDPACHDVLSVVFAGIPTGSQLVAASRGEQQHLPRARADGDAFAITAHDLALDEAGARAIFAGTQVPLSPEDAVELVERTEGWPVGVVLAAAIAEEIGEAPKTVSGDDRYVADYLYRESLVTLPEHLQRFLRRTAVLDTISAPLCDAVLETHDAQSMLQELDASNVFIVPLDRSRGWYRYHALYREFLLGELRRLEPEALPELQSRAASWFELHGSPAMAIELLLGQPDERARTVRLIAATALPSYQAGQFATVQRWMTAIGDPAIEGYPPLAVLAGWVMALSGQATEAARWASVLERVSYEGRPDDGSASFESARAMLRSVMCPAGPAQALTDAEYACAAEPSWSPWRDQALLLLGEARLLIGDNAGAVAALGESAAIASTTGNAEGLILSTAELALLSMDDGRWDDATAHLTVALGAIDELHMDDYATAVLAFTQAARLALHRGDLVAVRRELTRAMRARPACTDAVPYLAVRTRLQLAKVHWAIADHSTAHHLLREIDDILLIRPDLGTLVDQVDDFRRFVAANEQQGEQGGPPLTPAELRLLPYLQTHLSVREIGDRLFVSRNTVSSELGSIYRKLGVSARSEAVERATQLGLLGSGL, encoded by the coding sequence GTGCGCGGTGATGCCCTGTCGGCGGAGACGCCGGAAGTCGAGCTCGAACGACAGCTGCTCGACGCCAAGCTGTCAGCCCCGGAGCCTCCGGCCCGGGGCTACGTCAGCCGCGCCGCGCAGATCGAGGCGGCCCGCTCGAGCGGGCGCCGGTTCGTCGGGGTCACCGCCCCCGCCGGATACGGGAAGTCGAGCCTGCTCGCCGAGTGGGCGCGCCGCGACAGCCGCCCGGTGGCGTGGGTGTCGCTCGATCGGTACGACGACGACCCGGCAGCGCTGCTGACGCTCCTCGCCGAAGCCTTCGCCCGTATCGAGCCCGGCGCCGCCCGGCTGCCGCAACGGGTGACGGGCCACGCCGCCGCAGTGCTCGGTCGCGGGGCTCCGCTGCTCGCCGCCGCGCTGCGTCACGCGCCGCACCCGTTCGTGCTGATGCTCGACGATCTGCAGGAACTGCGCGATCCCGCCTGTCACGACGTGTTGAGCGTGGTCTTCGCGGGGATCCCCACCGGTTCCCAACTCGTCGCGGCCAGCCGCGGCGAGCAGCAGCACCTGCCGCGTGCTCGCGCGGACGGCGATGCCTTCGCCATCACGGCGCACGACCTGGCGCTCGACGAGGCCGGCGCCCGTGCGATCTTCGCCGGCACGCAGGTGCCGCTCTCACCCGAGGACGCGGTCGAACTCGTCGAACGCACCGAGGGGTGGCCGGTCGGCGTCGTGCTCGCGGCGGCGATCGCGGAGGAGATCGGCGAGGCACCCAAGACGGTCTCGGGAGACGACCGCTACGTCGCCGACTACCTCTACCGCGAGTCGCTCGTCACCCTTCCCGAGCACCTGCAGCGGTTCCTGCGTCGCACGGCGGTGCTCGACACCATTTCGGCGCCCCTCTGCGACGCGGTCCTCGAGACCCACGACGCGCAGTCGATGCTGCAGGAACTCGACGCGTCCAACGTCTTCATCGTGCCGCTCGACCGCAGCCGGGGCTGGTACCGCTATCACGCGCTCTACCGCGAGTTCCTGCTCGGCGAACTCCGGCGGCTCGAGCCCGAGGCGCTCCCCGAGCTCCAGAGTCGCGCGGCGAGCTGGTTCGAGCTGCATGGGTCGCCCGCGATGGCGATCGAGCTCCTGCTCGGCCAGCCCGACGAACGCGCACGTACCGTTCGCCTGATCGCCGCGACGGCGCTGCCGAGCTACCAGGCCGGACAGTTCGCGACCGTGCAGCGATGGATGACGGCGATCGGCGATCCGGCGATCGAGGGCTACCCGCCCCTGGCCGTGCTCGCCGGGTGGGTCATGGCGCTCTCAGGGCAGGCCACGGAGGCGGCGCGATGGGCCTCCGTGCTCGAACGCGTCTCCTACGAGGGCCGGCCCGACGACGGATCCGCCTCGTTCGAGTCCGCTCGCGCGATGCTCCGCTCGGTGATGTGCCCTGCCGGACCCGCACAGGCGCTGACGGACGCCGAGTACGCGTGCGCGGCCGAACCGAGCTGGAGTCCCTGGCGCGATCAGGCACTCCTGCTGCTGGGCGAAGCGCGCCTGCTCATCGGCGACAACGCGGGTGCTGTTGCGGCACTCGGCGAGAGCGCCGCCATCGCATCGACGACGGGCAACGCCGAGGGCCTGATCCTCTCGACGGCCGAGCTCGCCCTGCTGTCGATGGATGACGGGCGGTGGGACGATGCCACCGCGCACCTCACGGTGGCACTCGGCGCGATCGACGAACTGCACATGGACGACTACGCGACCGCGGTGCTCGCGTTCACGCAGGCAGCACGACTCGCACTCCACCGGGGCGATCTCGTCGCCGTGCGCCGAGAGCTCACCCGCGCGATGCGAGCCCGCCCTGCCTGCACCGATGCGGTTCCGTACCTCGCGGTGCGGACGCGCCTGCAGCTCGCCAAGGTCCACTGGGCGATCGCCGATCACTCGACCGCGCATCATCTGCTGCGGGAGATCGACGACATCCTGCTGATCCGCCCCGATCTCGGCACCCTCGTCGACCAGGTCGACGACTTCCGCCGCTTCGTCGCCGCGAACGAGCAGCAGGGCGAGCAGGGCGGCCCGCCCCTCACGCCGGCGGAGCTCCGTCTGCTGCCCTACCTGCAGACCCACCTCTCGGTTCGCGAGATCGGAGACCGGCTCTTCGTGTCGCGCAACACCGTGAGCTCGGAACTCGGATCGATCTATCGCAAGCTCGGCGTCTCCGCCCGGAGCGAGGCCGTCGAGCGTGCCACGCAGCTCGGCCTGCTCGGCTCCGGGCTCTGA